Proteins encoded within one genomic window of Etheostoma cragini isolate CJK2018 chromosome 21, CSU_Ecrag_1.0, whole genome shotgun sequence:
- the LOC117936881 gene encoding RNA-binding protein with serine-rich domain 1-like isoform X1 — translation MRLSLSRVGGTMAPSPTKRKEDDKSKQRVKEKPGATKEGADKDRGREKKRTRRSASSQSSRSSSSSSSGSSSGSSSGSSSSASSHSGSSSPRSSSSSSSSSPSPSRQRHNNRRRSRSKSKSAKKDDRDRRRRSPTPKPTKVYLGRLTRNVIKEHIQEIFSTYGKIKMIDMPVNRVHPNLSKGYAYVEFETPEEAEKALKHMDGGQIDGQEITVTAVLAPTVRPPPRRLSPPRRMPPPPPMWRRTPPRMRRRSRSPRRRSPVRHRSRSPGRRRHRSRSSSNSSR, via the exons ATGCGACTGTCACTGTCGCGAGTAGGTGGAACGAT GGCGCCTTCCCCAACGAAGAGAAAGGAGGACGATAAGAGTAAACAGCGAGTTAAGGAGAAGCCAGGAGCTACGAAAGAAGGAGCTGACAAAGACCGGGGCCGAGAGAAGAAACGCACCCGGCGCAGCGCGTCCAGCCAGAGCAGCAG GtccagctccagcagcagctccgGCTCCAGCTCCGGCTCGTCCAGCGGCTCCAGCTCCTCGGCCTCCAGCCACTCGGGCTCGTCCAGCCCccgctcctcttcctcctcctcgtcctcctcacCAAGCCCGAGCCGCCAGCGGCACAACAACAGACGACGCTCACGCTCCAA GTCAAAATCAGCAAAGAAGGATGACCGGGACCGACGGCGTAGGAGCCCCACACCCAAACCCACCAAGGTCTACCTGGGCCGGCTGACCAGAAATGTTATCAAG GAACACATCCAGGAGATCTTCTCCACTTATGGCAAGATTAAGATGATTGACATGCCGGTGAACCGCGTGCACCCGAACCTGTCCAAGGGCTACGCCTACGTGGAGTTTGAGACACCCGAGGAGGCGGAGAAAGCCCTGAAACACATGGACGGAG GTCAGATCGATGGTCAGGAGATCACAGTCACAGCTGTGCTGGCTCCCACGGTGCGCCCTCCCCCCCGCCGGCTGTCCCCTCCCCGCAGGATgcctccccctcccccaatGTGGCGACGCACTCCCCCACGAATGAGGAGAAG GTCTCGGTCTCCACGACGGCGCTCTCCAGTGCGCCACAGGTCTCGATCCCCTGGCCGCCGCCGGCATCGGTCACGCTCTAGTTCCAACTCCTCCCGCTAG
- the LOC117936881 gene encoding RNA-binding protein with serine-rich domain 1-like isoform X2 — protein sequence MRLSLSRVGGTMAPSPTKRKEDDKSKQRVKEKPGATKEGADKDRGREKKRTRRSASSQSSSSSSSSGSSSGSSSGSSSSASSHSGSSSPRSSSSSSSSSPSPSRQRHNNRRRSRSKSKSAKKDDRDRRRRSPTPKPTKVYLGRLTRNVIKEHIQEIFSTYGKIKMIDMPVNRVHPNLSKGYAYVEFETPEEAEKALKHMDGGQIDGQEITVTAVLAPTVRPPPRRLSPPRRMPPPPPMWRRTPPRMRRRSRSPRRRSPVRHRSRSPGRRRHRSRSSSNSSR from the exons ATGCGACTGTCACTGTCGCGAGTAGGTGGAACGAT GGCGCCTTCCCCAACGAAGAGAAAGGAGGACGATAAGAGTAAACAGCGAGTTAAGGAGAAGCCAGGAGCTACGAAAGAAGGAGCTGACAAAGACCGGGGCCGAGAGAAGAAACGCACCCGGCGCAGCGCGTCCAGCCAGAGCAGCAG ctccagcagcagctccgGCTCCAGCTCCGGCTCGTCCAGCGGCTCCAGCTCCTCGGCCTCCAGCCACTCGGGCTCGTCCAGCCCccgctcctcttcctcctcctcgtcctcctcacCAAGCCCGAGCCGCCAGCGGCACAACAACAGACGACGCTCACGCTCCAA GTCAAAATCAGCAAAGAAGGATGACCGGGACCGACGGCGTAGGAGCCCCACACCCAAACCCACCAAGGTCTACCTGGGCCGGCTGACCAGAAATGTTATCAAG GAACACATCCAGGAGATCTTCTCCACTTATGGCAAGATTAAGATGATTGACATGCCGGTGAACCGCGTGCACCCGAACCTGTCCAAGGGCTACGCCTACGTGGAGTTTGAGACACCCGAGGAGGCGGAGAAAGCCCTGAAACACATGGACGGAG GTCAGATCGATGGTCAGGAGATCACAGTCACAGCTGTGCTGGCTCCCACGGTGCGCCCTCCCCCCCGCCGGCTGTCCCCTCCCCGCAGGATgcctccccctcccccaatGTGGCGACGCACTCCCCCACGAATGAGGAGAAG GTCTCGGTCTCCACGACGGCGCTCTCCAGTGCGCCACAGGTCTCGATCCCCTGGCCGCCGCCGGCATCGGTCACGCTCTAGTTCCAACTCCTCCCGCTAG
- the LOC117936879 gene encoding solute carrier family 2, facilitated glucose transporter member 11-like has product MNSTEEPGEPSKPSRGDRTLALAVCSAAIGGTFQYGYNISIINAPTSYIQSFINATYMERWGISLEAPQVTLMWTLIVSAFSLGGLLGALLAGPLAVRFGRKNSLLLNNSFLFVGAVLVLASRVAKSIEMILFARFLVGINSGVSMNVQPMYFGESAPKHLRGAVAFSSAVFTAFGIFLGQIVGLTELLGTEPLWPYLLASNALPGLIQLLTLPWFPESPRYLLIDRGDKEACVRALGRLRGGEAPVLEMEEMLQEQQQQKSAALDSGSTGSAKTPWTLFKDPDLRCQLRTVMAASSAMMLCGNDSIYFYAYYIFLAAGIPPAKIQYITIGTGASELIASILSNLLIERVGRRYLLVGGYSLMCIWTVVFTVALNLQMAYLSMACVFAYILSFGLGPAGVTGILPAEIFDQAARPAAYMVAGSCMWIGLFLVGMLFPFIVRTLGDFCFLPFLAVCLVSAVFLGLTLPETKGKTLAEITAEFDSKNGVKKERSGMQGEEPIGEDYQLGKACSFTSLTQDPDAKPDPGLRLGIDI; this is encoded by the coding sequence ATGAACTCCACAGAGGAGCCGGGAGAACCCAGCAAACCCTCACGCGGTGACAGGACACTTGCTTTGGCTGTTTGCTCTGCTGCCATTGGAGGCACTTTCCAGTATGGCTACAACATCTCAATTATCAACGCCCCTACCAGCTACATCCAGAGCTTCATCAATGCCACCTACATGGAGCGCTGGGGCATCAGCTTGGAGGCCCCTCAGGTGACTTTAATGTGGACTCTGATTGTGTCTGCCTTCTCCCTGGGCGGTTTGCTAGGAGCTCTGCTAGCAGGACCCCTGGCCGTCCGCTTTGGCAGGAAGAACTCGCTGCTTCTGAACAACTCTTTCCTATTTGTTGGTGCTGTGTTGGTGCTTGCCTCCAGGGTGGCGAAATCCATTGAGATGATCCTCTTTGCTCGTTTCCTGGTGGGGATAAACTCCGGCGTCAGTATGAATGTCCAGCCTATGTACTTTGGGGAAAGCGCGCCCAAACACCTCCGGGGTGCTGTGGCTTTTTCCTCTGCTGTTTTCACTGCATTTGGGATCTTCTTGGGCCAGATTGTGGGACTGACTGAGCTGTTGGGCACAGAGCCTCTTTGGCCCTACTTACTTGCTAGTAACGCTTTGCCAGGGTTGATCCAGCTCCTTACCCTACCCTGGTTCCCCGAAAGCCCCAGATACCTTCTCATTGACAGGGGGGACAAGGAAGCGTGTGTCCGGGCGCTTGGAAGGCTTCGGGGTGGGGAAGCGCCGGTTTTGGAGATGGAGGAGATGCttcaggagcagcagcagcaaaaatcTGCAGCCTTGGATTCTGGATCCACAGGTTCAGCCAAGACGCCCTGGACCCTGTTTAAAGACCCCGACCTGCGTTGCCAGCTCAGAACGGTCATGGCAGCCAGCAGTGCCATGATGCTCTGCGGCAATGACTCCATCTACTTCTACGCTTACTACATCTTTCTCGCAGCAGGGATTCCTCCAGCGAAAATTCAATACATCACCATCGGCACCGGGGCATCAGAGCTAATCGCCTCTATTCTGAGTAATCTACTGATTGAGCGTGTGGGTCGCAGGTACCTTCTTGTGGGAGGGTACTCTCTTATGTGCATCTGGACTGTAGTCTTCACCGTTGCGCTAAACCTCCAGATGGCTTACCTCAGTATGGCATGTGTGTTCGCCTACATCCTCAGCTTCGGCTTGGGCCCCGCAGGGGTGACGGGGATCTTACCCGCTGAGATCTTTGACCAGGCGGCGCGGCCGGCAGCGTACATGGTAGCTGGCTCATGTATGTGGATCGGCCTGTTCTTGGTGGGCATGCTGTTCCCCTTCATCGTCAGAACCCTGGGGGACTTCTGCTTCCTGCCTTTCTTGGCCGTGTGTTTGGTGTCCGCTGTGTTTTTGGGGCTCACCCTACCAGAGACTAAAGGCAAGACGCTGGCTGAGATCACTGCAGAGTTTGATAGCAAGAATGGTGTGAAGAAGGAGCGGTCGGGCATGCAAGGCGAGGAGCCCATTGGGGAGGACTACCAGCTGGGTAAAGCCTGCTCCTTCACTAGCCTAACGCAAGATCCTGACGCTAAACCTGACCCTGGTCTCAGATTAGGGATTGATATTTAA